The genomic stretch TCTAAAGTGTTTAATGCTTCTTCAGGGATATAAGTGGGTATGTAGGCCATGTTTCTCAATTTGGAGTTTGGACTGAGGGCATGTTTGTGCCTAGATAAGTCCAAATTGTATACAATGAAGTCCAATTTTTTTAGGAGAGTTCAGAGCTTCCTTCCATGTCTAAGAGATGTGCTTCCTCTGAAttagttttccattttccaaatgtttctcatcattttcttatcatatttagaaGAAAGCCGTTTGTGATTCCAGCATTTTATGTCATATTTCTATCTAATATTCTGCTATTGATGCTTAAAGATAATCTAAACACTACTTTTCCAAAATATACTCAAATGTGAATTAGGTATCTAGGTTTTCAATCCTTTGAGAATGTTTTTCTAGGAGATCACCATTAATTAGGAAAAGTAATTAgataaattattataaaaaaggGTGAATAATTGGCTTAATGGTTTTGCCATAATTAtaaccactgttagttaaaacaggaacggcaaaaaaacagaaacgtatGGTACAgattttaaacagataaaaatgatgaacggtatggtaaaaaaaaagggaatggcaaaaggatgaaaatgaatggtacgagtattaaacgtgtagttttcagaaaaacgaaaccaaaaaaatggcAGTATACTCAttcaatttgagagattattatctgtatacatgcatctaatgttccaaaagctctgggagtcccaagataaaatagtccaatgggctacaagaagatgagatgttgctagctttagcttctccttactcaatgggttataagaagataagatttttttcctatagatagtatggaagttaaaaaccaaaatccaaGTATCAAATTGTCTTCACTCTGCACTTTtactaatggtttttttttttttaataaaattcttattttacccttaaaaaacggatacgcatTTAAAACGGCTATTTAAaatggattcttttgccgtttctgtttttttccatattgtataatagcatacgagaaaacacgttttaaacagaaaaaactacaaccgcgttttaaacgcgttttaactaacagggATTAGAACTGCAGTACCTTTGTCTAATGGAAGGTATTCTAGGTAATCAAGATTTCAGCCTTACATCAACCTCATGCCAACATCATAATGGTGTTCCATCTTTTCTATGCCAATGGTGAATGCTCCATATAACCATGGAGATTAACCACCCCCACCCcggccaaaaaaataaaagaaggaaaggacCGAGTTTTGCCACACCAATCCCTTGACCGATGGGTTCTGATGGTGTCCATAGAGGATAGCGCAACAGTGGGGATATATTTTAATATTCgtaaaaagggggagaagacaTCTATGGCCATTGATGGCTGTGCTTTACCTTTCACgcatgatgaaggaaaactatctcaaaaaaatcaaattcaaaatcaaagaaggaaaagagatttATTGAACCACCATTTGCTTAGTTCATAGAATTACATgtgcatttttttcccttacttTCCTCATTGCatttcttctcttattcttttttcgCTACTGAAAGAACAGGCAAAAATACACAGTTTGGTTACCTAGAAGGGAGTGACAATGGTCCAGATCAGAGGGCTAAAATCAACCCAGATTGGAAGGTTTGTGGTGATGGAAAAATGAAATCTCCTATTGAAATTCTTTGGACAAGAGTGCAAGTTTCATCCGGCTTGGGGAAGTTAGTGAGGGATCATAAACCAGCCCCTGCAGCATTGAAAAATAGGGGACATGATATTGATGTAAGTTATCATCTAATGATttaatttccatttccatttctcTTTGTGATTACCATCATGTATGCCAAGCATGCTCCATTACATCCATTGTTTGATAGTTTATACTTCAAAATAATCTTTCCAAGAGTGTCATCAGGGATCACTTGATCTGTTTTTCTAAGAACTTAAACCTGTTTTTGTAGGTTACATGGATGGAGGATGCAGGGGTTATCAATATAGAAGGAACTGACTATAGCCTAAAATCATGTCATTGGCATTCACCTTCTGAGCACACCTTTACAGGATTAAGGTTTTAAACGAAGGAACTGACTATAGCCTAAAATCATGTCATTGGCATTCACCTTCTGATCACACCTTTACAGGATTAAGGTTTTAAACTTCTCATTTTGTATTCATAACATTAGCAATGTAAAGTCATTGCTTAGTCCATAAAATCTTACCTGCCTAGTCCCCCTAGGTAACATCTAACATGTTTACTTATAACTCCTTTTGCAGGTACCTCTTGGAATTGCATATGGTTCATTCAAGTAGTGATGGAAAGGTAGCCGTCGTTGGAATCGTCTACAGATATGGCAGACCTGATCCCTTCCTTGCTAAGGTAGTGAGATGGGgggatcctctctctctctctctctctctctctctctctcttgtagaTAATAATGTGGTCTCCTGTATGGCAGCTGGTCCCTTACCTCAACTCAGTTGGGACTACAGGGAAGGATGTAGGTATTATCAATCCTAGAGAGATAAATTTTCCAAGCAAAGGATATTACAGATACATGGGCTCTCTTACTACACCTCGATGCACAGAGGGTGTTACTTGGACCATAATTAAGGAGGTTGGTGGCTTAAAACATTTTTCATTTACTCCACCAATGTCTCTTCTGTATCATAACCCCACTAAAATAACATTTTTGTAGGCTGGAGTGGTCTCAAGGGCACAAATGAGGGCATTAAGGAAAGCTGTTGAACCAGTAagtcattcttttattttcattagcgACAACTGCTTGAGCCTCAACTACATGGACAATAAGGAAATGAATTAGATCAAATGGGCTTTTACTACTGACCTATTCCTTAATGTCATCTTAGTTGTTTCCTATTGCATTAGGTTTTGATGGAATATTAATTTGTTTACTACCTTCTGTTGTAGGGATATGAAGCAAATGCAAGGCCTATTCAACAGCTAAACAATAGGACTGTTTTGTTATATACTCCATGGGTGATTGAAGATTCTAATTAGCTTGGGAGTTATATAACCTAAatgaaggaaataaataaataaggatgaGGGAGAGCTTGCAATTTATGTTTGCATGCATGGAAAATAGCTAGCATAATTACTGgcataaataaaatctaaatttcataaatttgtgttttttgatttttcgATCTCATCAAACACTCAgtgtttgataattcttttTGCTAGAAGTCAACAAATTCATATtattaaaatgaaattaatgaaataCAAACTGAAAAATACGAATCAAGTGTTTGGTAGCCTTTTTCTACCTCCTTTTACCTCTTTTGAGAACATTTATTCTCATGTTTACTATTATCTTAGACcttattggatccatgtagccgaccccatcaagttaggataaggttatggttgttgttgttgttgttgttgttgtttgaaagggaaaaaatgaattTGTAGATTTTGCAACATTCACAAAGTGTAGAGCCTTATGGACCAAATTGCCACTCAATTGTCATACATGACATTGTAATGGGTATGTATTTTGTATATAAATTGGAGGGCATTATGGGAATTTTAAGAATGTTACGAGCAAATCGGGATCAATCATCCTTCTCAAAGCAGGAATTGGATGAATAAAATCTATGGCCTAAAAACATATCCGTAAGGTATAAGGTGGGACCCTTATAGCCCACTTCTCATACAAATATTTtgagttttaattaaaaaaaaaaaattttgtgtacGCAGCATGGTTATCAGCAGCAGCTAATAACATTATTCATTGTTTAATAAAACATCAAATAAATGGAAGACTGGTTTCCGACGGGCGGACTCTGATGTCTAACAGCTTCCCCAAACTACGGATTAGAAAACAAGATATTTAAGATTGGGGAATAGGTTCTTTGACCATGAGGTATTATCTATGCTTAGACGTAtaagagttttttttatttttttatgaacagaaaaaatataataaaaaattctagcCATTGTAAGGAGACCATTACTTGGCCATCAAAAACTCTCAATTATTGTCGGATTTTGCCTGGGAGAATTTGAATGACCTAAAACTGTGGATTGTTTGTTAAGTCTGTATCCTCTCCTTTGCGGCCTTGCGGATAACCTTTCCATCCCCATCTCACATTATCCATGGGATGTGGACACCATCTTTGGAATGCGTGCGATATGATGGAgatcatcatatatatatatatatataaataatttaaGTTCAACATGTACAGTCTTACTCAACTTTATAATACATGAAAGTGATTGAAAAGCCCAATTTGAGGGTCAATGAGAAATGCCAATGCCACTACAGAGTTTTAGACGGCTAGCATTTTTTGAAGTTAATTTTTGTCTTATCCGGACCTGACAAACTAATTAAGAAACTAttatattaatgaaaatataaatacaagtaAAATTTGACTTATCTATTCAACCAATCCTTTTGAAACAGTAGCAGAAATCGTCTGTCTTAagtagagttgagtcgtatagTATGTATATTCActttaaggtatttgaacaccCAGTATATTTGTATGCAACCAGGTTGACCCTACGTTCTCATCCCAAGATAAAGCAACTCTCCAATtgcttaaggtgcactccaataaGCAATTCTCACAGGTATGTCCAAAGGTAATACtagaaattcaaattaaaaacaGTAACAGAGAACAGAAGCACTTGCAGTAAACACAGAGTAAAAACTTTCATAGTATTCCAGTACCCGAATACAGACAGAATATTTGTATATACTGAATGTAGGCCTTTGTATACGAATGGGTAAACCTGTACAGGTACCCATAGGTATACATGTGTCTCTTTGTATGGGAAGGCTACATGATTCTACGTACAGGTGCATGTACATACGTATGTACATTATACATTAATATGTACGTATCCTTTAAGGAAAAGTGAGGAGCCAAGCCAAAAATTGCATGTAGCAAAAAGTAGGTTCTTTGAACCACCCACACCTCGGCTTTTCTCTGGTCGGCCCTCGCGCAcacgattcaaaagcacccgaggaacccccacacacacatgacaagggagagtgccTCTTCCTTATGCTTGCACCCTTAACAAACATTCCTATATATAtgtccaagttttctttcatctctaACCAATGTAGGACTAAACTTTGTGAGAAATTGTAGCTCCTTTCTACTTCACAAGTACtaaagagaaaatggaaaaagcaCTTTTGGAAGGGAAAGCTGAAATTTAAAAGAAGACCTTTTGTTACAAAAGACTAAAAGTTAAATTTCAAAATGACCATttgaaaagacaaatttgaccatagtttgaaacttaaattccaacaatATACCTGAAGGGGGCTTACTCCAACAACTTTCAAACCCTGAAGAACTTAATGTCAGTTTCTGTCATAGTATCTAAGTAAATGTTAATGAAGATGTAAAAGAAGATCTTGATGTTCTCTTCCCAGTACTGTAGATATTCACACTTAGCTAGGGAACTACTTGGACTGAACAACATTgagtttttagaaaaaatgagAATTTAGATATCCAAATTCTAGGACTCTTGCTTTGAgtttgatgg from Macadamia integrifolia cultivar HAES 741 chromosome 14, SCU_Mint_v3, whole genome shotgun sequence encodes the following:
- the LOC122060738 gene encoding alpha carbonic anhydrase 4-like, translated to MEGRGLRLKDKHMFDKASNILILLATLLSSLLPFCSAQGKNTQFGYLEGSDNGPDQRAKINPDWKVCGDGKMKSPIEILWTRVQVSSGLGKLVRDHKPAPAALKNRGHDIDVTWMEDAGVINIEGTDYSLKSCHWHSPSEHTFTGLRYLLELHMVHSSSDGKVAVVGIVYRYGRPDPFLAKLVPYLNSVGTTGKDVGIINPREINFPSKGYYRYMGSLTTPRCTEGVTWTIIKEAGVVSRAQMRALRKAVEPGYEANARPIQQLNNRTVLLYTPWVIEDSN